TTTGGGTCACTTTTGCCCTCTTTAAAATAGGCCTATGCATGTCTTCATGGTTTTGAATAGACCTAACCATATCTGTTATGATGTGGGTTTTTGGTATTGTGATGGTAATGATGTTAATGGCATTTCTTACTAACAAGTTTGGTAAGCCTTTGTTCTGGTATGACAACAAATCAACTATCAATTTATAGAAATCACTGTTTCCGAATTGCAATCTAAATTGAATATTTTatcgttttaaaataaaatgtgtttaattaatgtaggctattaatttGAAACTACCCTACGGGACAACTCCCCTGAAGAACCACCCAGACGCAAAACCTGAAAGTGAACcaccaagaaaaaaacacaacattaataTCTCTCAAGCCACACACACTCAGCCAGTAAACACTCAACATTCTCCGTTCTGAACTAAAGTAAAAAGAAACGTGCAGAGACTCGCCCAGGAATCTCCGCACTTCTCTTTGGCGATCTTGCTGTGATCGCTGGTTTGCGCGCACTTGCGCGTTGTGTCCGGCGTCGTTGCGTTCGTGgttatctctttctctcttagaGGTGTCTTCTCTTTCGTGGGGGATTTCTCGTGTGCTGTTTCGGTTAGCTTGAAATGCGCCTCTTGTGGCGCGCTCTTACACATGCCAGCTCTCAGCATGAAGCGCGGATCGGAGCACAGTTTCTTCTGTTTCCTAAGTGATCTGGTAATCTGTGCCCAGTAAGTCCCAGGCTCAGCCACATATCCAGGACATGACGCGGGCCTGGCAGTGTATTTACAGGTGAATTCATCCCCTTCTCCAGGCTTGCACGTAACGGTCAAAGTGTACTTTTCCTCTCCGCGCGCCACCCATGAGCATTGCGCCTTGTCCTTGGTTCTGAATTTTCCTTTGACAATTGCAAAGTTGTTGTCACCTCGGTTCTCTtgcttcttttcttttcttccaGCACCCTTAAAACTCTCGGCAGTGAAGATCAGCTGCGAGAGACACGTGAGGAACAGCAGGAGCGCAAAATGTCCACGGAATGACATATTTCCACCAGTAACGATCTGAGAAATATCAAGATATTCCATTcattatgttgttgttttttcagtcTACTATATCTATTTTTTTACAAGTTTTGGAAAGTCAACACCCAAATCCTAAGTACACCAAAATGCAGTAAAGTTCGTTTTACTCACCAATAACAGCTAGGAGGACAGACGGGTGATGGTGGGATTTCTGAACGCTTTACGTCAGAATGAACCCACACGTGGTATTTATACGTGGAGTGACACACCCACTAACTACGTGACGATCAGATTGACTCGCGTGAGAAACCCTTCAATGAGCTCCACATAGAAATTGCCTGTCATAGGCCTGTCATTGGCTTGAGTTTTATGGCATTTTTTCAAACTTTGCACTGATTGATGTCTGAAGCCACTCTAAATTTCATAGGAACTCATGCATGCATGGATGCTTAGGAATCTTAGTACTGTATTTCATAACAGTATTGCATTATGTCTTGGGATGTATGTTGTAGTTGTAGGTCACAGTGGGTGCTCATTCATGTAAAGGCGGTCGAACACATACTGTGCTTGTGTTGTTGTGGCCTAATTTTCTAGCTGGTCATTAGTTCATTTACTGCAGTTGGATCTTTGAAATCTTAGGTACAATTTAAGCAGCATAATTGTTGGGCTACattaaaatactaataaaatattataaattaaagATGATCTGCATTTGTACGGTGTGATCAGTAGTGTTTAATGGAATGTTCAATGCAGTTTATGAATAGAGGCCACTTTTGAGAAACAGTGGGGGTTGGAAAATGTACCCCTtaacagaaaaatgaaagagTTAAATAGAGGGCTTAAAAGATTACGTTTGCCTGTGAAGGGATATGTGCAGGAGCTTTACTTGGTTTATGAACAATAAGTCAACATGTAGGCTACAGTTTCATACACACTGAAAATCTTCATTTATGTTAATTATTCATTTACCATGAGATAAGAAAGAttttacatttgaacatttctgCATTGCTACCTTAAATCCCTGGGGAAGTTATCATTCAGTAAAAAAAGTTGTTCATTGTATACTCTTATCACACAGGCAATATAATTCATGATGTCTGGTGAAATCTACTCTGTGTGTctagttaaacatttaaaaagggTGTTTTATGCTGCAGGATCCTCAGGTGGTCATCTTCAAGACGTCACCTGACGTTTCCACCAACATTCCTTTATATACTTAATAATATTATACATAATACTATTTATAGGTTAAAGTATAAGTTAATAGAAACACAGTTCTGGTATGATGGGGCTATGACGACTATGGAAGTACACAATACACAACATTTGGAAAACATTGTcaggtttttgtgtgtgtgaagggtgTGTATCTGTTTGGGAGGTGTGTCAATACTCAAGCTGTGTAACGTTTGAAACTTTAAGGCTGTTACAGGGATTACATTCAAATAGATCAGTCTGCCTGCCTTAAAAAATATCTTGGATTTTGAAATTATCtttagttttttaaatgatacGCAACGCTGCCCTCCAGTGGTGTTGACGAGTTCCTACATGTGCCGGTCTAAAAAATTAGGGAGACAAGGCAAGATTTTTGTTCACCTGCATTACTTTACCACACCCTGTGCCAAAACATGAAAGCTAAAAAAGTATATGATATATTAGTTTCCATCAGACGAAAGCATAATTCATACCAATGACCGAGATGACCAAATAGACCAAGATGGTTCATTAccagaaatgtttatttatatcaaaACACATTGACGGCACATACATAGATACACACGAAAAAATACACACAAGCTCGGAAGCACTgtacaaaccacacacacaaacacacacagctgtggTCCCTCGTGGAAACCTAGAGAGTGGACAGAAGGAAGAGGggttaaaagaaaaacagtaataGATAGACAGTAATATTGAACGTAATCTCTTTTGAGTAAATGTTCTCATATTCTTCCCATATTATTCAAAggtgtattttgtaaaaaaaaataaaaaaaacatacttaaaaatattaaaatgcattattattatttctaagGGATTATGAAAAATTAAAAAGCTTGAATCAGGGTTGGGGGTTTTGGGGATAGAAAATATCATCAGATCAGTATGAAAACAACAAAAGTCGATGGAAAGTCCCCACcatgatataaaaataaacaaaagtgcCAATTAATGTTTCATGGAGTCCCAACCTCCCATCCACaggtttgttttttactttccATTGCATAATgctattttacacacacacacaaacaaaaaaaccttttttaCCCACTGTACATATTAAGCTTGTCTACTTTTAGAGATAAAATTAACAATACAAGGAAGGTTTTATATGAGCATTAGACTGATGTTGACTCATTGTCTTTCTTTCATGTTTATAGTTAGTTTTCTCTACACAATCATTTTCTATAAATAGCCCATTGTCCAGAATTGATATCAAATTTGAATATATCTTCAGTTACATACATTTCTGTTGGCTTTGTGCTTACCAATGGTGGTGATAAATTAACTCTGGAACAAGCTAATGAAATAGGAGCACACTCCTTGAAGACTACTCCAGCAATATTCCTCTGCCAGTTTGGTGGTTTCGTTCTCCTGTTCTGCCACGGTGGGTCTTGCTGTGGTGATCTTGACTGGTTTACGTGGAGAGACAGGCTTGGAAGCAGCAGTCTTGGCTGGTTTGGATGCTGATTTAGCCGGTTGTTGGGGTTTAGGCTGTTGTTTTGCAGGCTTAGGGGTGCTACTGCTCAACTTGGTCTGCTTCTGCTTTTGCTGGTTCTCGTTGCGATCATGAGGAGCTTGTGTCGGTTTCACTTTGGAGATTTTGGGCCAGGATGCGTGGAAGGACATTTGGACCTCATCTGAGGCGGAGCGGCACATGTGTGGCTTGTAGACGCGTGGACCCTGGCA
This sequence is a window from Triplophysa rosa linkage group LG4, Trosa_1v2, whole genome shotgun sequence. Protein-coding genes within it:
- the fgfbp1b gene encoding fibroblast growth factor-binding protein 1, translating into MSFRGHFALLLFLTCLSQLIFTAESFKGAGRKEKKQENRGDNNFAIVKGKFRTKDKAQCSWVARGEEKYTLTVTCKPGEGDEFTCKYTARPASCPGYVAEPGTYWAQITRSLRKQKKLCSDPRFMLRAGMCKSAPQEAHFKLTETAHEKSPTKEKTPLREKEITTNATTPDTTRKCAQTSDHSKIAKEKCGDSWASLCTFLFTLVQNGEC
- the fgfbp2b gene encoding fibroblast growth factor-binding protein 2b; this translates as MRAVRSAALLLAGVIWTINAQSSHNNSHPGNHNQGNSINHIDSTQTNQKQQQSKGSVSDEPISFNTKAKDACSMVISSQANFTKLRVSCKSKGKSYWCDFLGKPNLCKAYNNNPRHYFTQMMWDLRKLHNACQGPRVYKPHMCRSASDEVQMSFHASWPKISKVKPTQAPHDRNENQQKQKQTKLSSSTPKPAKQQPKPQQPAKSASKPAKTAASKPVSPRKPVKITTARPTVAEQENETTKLAEEYCWSSLQGVCSYFISLFQS